CTGCACGCGCTGGTCGGCCGCAGCGTGACCGTCTACGGCCAGACCGAGGTCACGCGCGACCTGATGGCGGCCCGGCAGGAAGCGGGCATCACGACCGTCTACGCGGCGCAGGATGTCAGCCTGCATGACTTCGACGGTGCGCATCCGGTGGTCCGTTATCGCAAGGACGGCGTCGCACACGAGATCCGCTGCGACTACATCGCCGGCTGTGACGGCTTCCATGGCGTCAGCCGCCAGAGCGTGCCGCATACCGCCACGCAAGGGTTCGAGCGCGTCTATCCGTTCGGCTGGCTTGGCATGCTCACGGACACGCCGCCGGTGGCCGACGAACTGATCTACGCCCGCCACGAACGCGGCTTTGCGCTATGCAGCATGCGCTCTCGCACGCGCAGCCGCTACTACGTGCAGGTGCCATCCAGCGAGCGCGTGGAAGACTGGCCCGACGAGCGCTTCTGGGACGAACTGCGCCGCCGCCTTGATCCGCAGTCGGCGCAGTCGCTGATGACGGGTCCGAGCATCGAGAAGAGCATCGCGCCCTTGCGCAGCTTTGTGTGCGAGCCGATGCGCTTCGGCAACCTGTTCCTGGCGGGCGATGCCGCGCATATCGTGCCACCGACCGGCGCCAAGGGGCTGAACCTCGCGGCCAGCGACGTGCTGACGCTGGCCGACGGGCTGGTCGCCGCCTACCGGCATGACGACCAGCGCGAGCTGGAGGCCTACTCGGCGCGCTGCCTGCGCCGCATCTGGAAGG
The sequence above is a segment of the Cupriavidus sp. MP-37 genome. Coding sequences within it:
- the pobA gene encoding 4-hydroxybenzoate 3-monooxygenase; its protein translation is MRTQVAIIGAGPAGLLLGQLLARAGIDNVIVEQRNPEYVLGRIRAGILESVTVEALERAGVAARLHDEGLVHGGIELSFDGQRHRIDLHALVGRSVTVYGQTEVTRDLMAARQEAGITTVYAAQDVSLHDFDGAHPVVRYRKDGVAHEIRCDYIAGCDGFHGVSRQSVPHTATQGFERVYPFGWLGMLTDTPPVADELIYARHERGFALCSMRSRTRSRYYVQVPSSERVEDWPDERFWDELRRRLDPQSAQSLMTGPSIEKSIAPLRSFVCEPMRFGNLFLAGDAAHIVPPTGAKGLNLAASDVLTLADGLVAAYRHDDQRELEAYSARCLRRIWKAERFSWWLTSLMHRFPDADPFSLRMQRAELDYLVGSEAASRMLAENYVGLPY